A region from the Lycium barbarum isolate Lr01 chromosome 8, ASM1917538v2, whole genome shotgun sequence genome encodes:
- the LOC132607688 gene encoding uncharacterized protein LOC132607688 produces MDVYKLWFSGGSRYKNGVGILVEEELREQVVEVRRVNDMMIAIKLVVRWFTLNIISAYAPHTGLDVEEKVHFLEDLDEVVRGITHIEKLLIGGDFNGRIGSTLGGGYDDVHGGFGFEDKYEGGISLLDFASAFGLVVANSTFPKNEEHLVTFCSAMARTEIDYLLLRKDDKRVVKTARSSLMRVFCPSINYWRWIWRLRGRKEEGCGPTKDQIG; encoded by the coding sequence ATGGATGTGTATAAATTGTGGTTCTCCGGAGGCTCGAGGTATAAGAATGGAGTAGGTATTTTAGTGGAGGAAGAGCTACGGGAGCAAGTGGTAGAGGTTAGACGGGTCAATGACATGATGATAGCGATTAAGTTAGTCGTTAGATGgttcactttgaacattattagtgcttacgctcCGCATACGGGCTTGGATGTGGAGGAGAAGGTGCATTTTTTGGAGGACTTAGATGAGGTGGTGAGAGGTATAACACATATTGAGAAGCTATTgataggaggagatttcaatggacgCATAGGGTCAACACTGGGGGGTGGTTATGATGATGTACATGGTGGTTTTGGTTTCGAGGACAAGTATGAAGGAGGAATCTCGTTGTTGGATTTTGCAAGCGCTTTTGGGTTGGTGGTAGCGAATTCGACTTTCCCGAAGAatgaggagcacttggtaactttTTGTAGTGCCATGGCAAGGACCGAGATAGACTATTTgctccttaggaaggatgataaacgtgttgtaaagactgcaaggtcatCCCTAATGAGAGTCTTCTGCCCCAGCATAAACTATTGGCGATGGATTTGGAGATTAAGAGGAAGAAAAGAAGAAGGTTGTGGACCGACCAAGGATCAAATTGGCTAA
- the LOC132605941 gene encoding ATP synthase subunit d, mitochondrial: protein MSGTVKKIADVTFKAGRTIDWEGMAKLLVTDEAKKEFSNLRRAFDDVNSQLQTKFSQEPEPINWEYYRKGIGSRLVNMYKEAYDSIEIPKFVDTVTPQYKPKFDALLVELKEAEQKSLQESERLEKEVADVQELKNKLSTMTAEEYFEKHPELKKKFDDEIRNDYWGY from the exons ATGAGCGGTACGGTGAAGAAGATCGCTGATGTAACATTCAAAGCCGGTAGGACTATTGATTGGGAAGGAATGGCGAAGCTTCTAGTCACCGATGAAGCAAAAAAGGAGTTCTCTAATCTCCGTCGCGCTTTCGATGATGTTAACTCCCAACTCCAGACCAAGTTCAGTCAG GAACCTGAACCTATCAACTGGGAGTATTACAGAAAAGGAATTGGTTCTCGCTTGGTAAACATGTACAAAGAGGCCTACGACA GCATTGAGATCCCCAAGTTTGTGGATACGGTTACTCCTCAATATAAACCCAAATTTGATGCCTTG TTGGTGGAGCTGAAAGAAGCCGAGCAGAAATCTCTGCAGGAATCTGAAAGATTAGAAAAAGAAGTTGCAGACGTGCAAGAGTTGAAG AACAAACTTAGCACGATGACCGCTGAAGAATACTTTGAGAAGCATCCTGAGCTAAAGAAGAAGTTCGACgatgaaattcgaaatgattacTGGGGCTACTAG